The Coraliomargarita sinensis genomic sequence TGCGGGGATTCTTGGCTTTAAGGCGGCGCAAAACTTCACTGCCGTTCAGGTTCGGCAGCATGATGTCGAGAATCACAAGGTCGGGGGCATGCTCCAGGCAAAGTTCATAGCCTTCGGCACCGTCTCCGGAACTCGCAACAACCTCCATGGTGGTGTAGCCCTCCACGAGTTGGCAGATCAAATCACGCATGACTGTCTGGTCTTCGATAACTATGACTTTTTTCATATCTTCCTCGAGGGCTGGGTCGGCAAGGCTGGCGCCGGATGGTTTATCGATTAATTCAGTCATGGCTCATAGAATAGTTAAAGAAAATAAAAACCCCTCCCGTCGAGGACGGAAGGGGCCCCTCTTACCGGACAGACGAAAACAACAACATAAAATCCATCCGGAAAATTCGTATTAGTAAGTTTTGCAAAAAGTGGTGGGGATGACGCTGCCGTTGGAGGCATAGACCGGACCGGTGGGAGCGCCGGCAGAGTGAAAAACACCGAAAACAGTGCCAACAATCATATCGTCGGTCACCGGCTCCGGATCGGCCTTCCAGTTGGCGACGCCCATGGTTTGCACTGATGTGCCGTTGTGGGCGGTCACCTTGTGTGAGATCAATTCGCCCGAGGCGGAACGGTAAACAACCATCATGCCGACACGCAGATCAGCGATGGAAGCATTTTGAACCAGGATTAAAGAGTTATCGCCAAAGAATTCACCCATCGAGCTGCCGGACGTGCGGTGAACGCTCCAGGCAGGGTTAAGAGAAGCCACCATCTCAGCGTCCTTCAGGGCTTTAGCAAATGGAGCGGAGGATTTCGGAGCGGCATTGGTAGAGAAAACGGCTGCAAGGCAGGCGGAGCAGATTGCGATGAAGGTTGTTGTTTTCATGCCTACACAATAGCTGCTGGACGCTGCTTCCGGTATCCGGTGAAACGAGCAATCGCCTGCCTTTGTTTGCTGAATTCATCGATGTGCAGTCGCGTATAATGTCTACGTAATGTTACGTAGACTGATTGTAAAACCTTGAAAGATAGGTGCTTATGGTCCTTATAAGGTCGGCTTTCCCGGAATCCCGGTGATGAATAATATTTCGGAGAGCGCTTAATCCCAATCGCAGAACCACCGGATGCGTCTTGCCAACCATAAGTAGATGACAAGACTGTTCGGCATGCTTCAGAAGAGTCTTTTCGCAGTCCTACTATTACCCTTCATGCTTTTGCTGGGTTGCAACACGACCAGCACTTCGAACAATACGACCTTTGCCCCAGTGGACTACGATGAAGCTTTCAAGGTGGGGCAGATGGTAAAGTTTGCGGACAGCGGCGCCTATATGGCACGAACCAGCGGCACATCGATGGAACCCGTGCTGACAAAGAACACCATCATTATTGTGCGTCCGATTGATTTTGATGATCTCGAAGAGGGGATGACTGTGGGTTACCTGAACAAAAACGGGGAGAAAGTGCTTCACCAGCTCATTCGTCGAGCTGGACCGGATGCCTGGGTGGCCAAAGGGATCAACAACGCTCGTGAGGATAAAGAACGTGTGACTCGCAAAAATTTGATGGGCGTGCTTTATACAGTACTGTATAATGAGGCATCCGAGCCAAGGGCTCGCTAGTGCGACATCGATGTTTGAATACCAGACAGTCTACAACGCATACACGGCATTGATTGCCGGACTAGTGACCAGCGTGCACTGCGTGGCCATGTGTGGTCCGTTATCCTGTGCATTCACGCCCAGTAAGCAGGGCGACGCCGAGCCGGCGGTCATCCTGACCAGCTACCATCTGGCAAAACTTCTGTCCTATGCCATCGTGGGGATGCTTGCCGGCGCATTCGGCTCGGTCGTGATTCAGACCGTGGAAAGTTCCTGGCTCAACCGTCTGCCCTGGGTGTTGGTGGTGTTTTTTCTGGTGGTGGCGTTTCGTCTGGACCGTTTTATTCCCAAGCCGAAATGGCTGGGCAACTACTACCGCAAGGCCACGGCCCGCTTTAGCCGTTTAAACAAGCCGTTGGCGGCAGGCTTGATTGGTTTTGCCAGCCCGCTACTGCCTTGTGGCCCATTGTATATGATTTTCGGTCTGGCGCTTTTTTCCGGTTCGGCTCTCAAGGGAGCGGAATTTGCCATCGGTTTCGGTCTGGGGACGATGCCTCTGCTTTGGCTCGCTCAGAGTCAGTTTATGCGGATGAATCGCCGGGTGACCCCCTCCATGCTCCTTCGCGTCCAGCGGGTCGTTGCTTTCGTGGCCGCTCTGGTTGTTGCCTGGCGCCTGCGCACGACACTCGGCATCGAAGGGGCCGAGGATTGGGTCTGTCATCCATTTTGATCTCTACAGGAACCTCTTCCATTCCACTTTGTCGCTACTCAAGTAAATCATCCTAAACTTCCAGATCCAAAAATGAAAATCCGAGTTATTTTAACGCTTCTTGCCTTATCCGCTTTTCAAATTTTGTTCGGGAACGCCAATCCCGAGCTTCGGGTTAATATCGACGACAGCCAGATCCGTCCGAGCCAGGACGGTCCGGTGGTGACCTATGCTGAAGTTTTGAAGCGTGCCACGCCCTCGGTGGTCGCGGTCTACACTTCCCGCATCGTCACCGAGCGGAGTGGGGGGCGCCAGCCCGTGCCTGAAATATTCCGGCAGTTCGGTTTTCCCGTACCGGACAATGCCCCCGGCGGAGAGGCACCGCGTGAGCGGCGTGAGCAAATCGGTGTCGGCTCTGGTGTGATTATTTCGACCGACGGTTACATCATAACCAACCACCACGTGGTCCAGGGGATGCGGGGACGCGAAGCGGATGAGATTCGTGTCCAGCTCAGTGACGGATCCGAGTATGAGGCCGAACTGATCGGATCGGATGAGAAGACCGATGTGGCCGTTTTGAAAATTGAAGCTGAAGATGAATTGCCCGCGATCACTCTGGCCGATAGCGACAAGCTGAGAGTCGGCGATGTTGTCTTTGCTATCGGCAACCCTCTTGATGTCGGCCTGACAGCGACACAGGGCATTGTATCCGCGACCGGGCGTAACTCATACGGCATCCTCGGCCCCGGTGCTTACGAGGACTTTATTCAGACAGATGCCGCCATTAATCTCGGTAACTCCGGCGGCGCTTTGATCGATGCCTGGGGGCGTTTGATCGGGATCAACACGGCGATCGTTTCCCGCAGCGGCGGCAGTATTGGGATTGGCTTTGCCATCCCGCTGAACATGGCGCTGAACGTAGCGCAAAATCTGATCAACAGCGGTGAAGTGCCGCGTGGTATGCTCGGGCTTTTTCCCGCTAATCTCGATCGTGATATGGCCGATGCTTTCGGCCTGGAAACAACACAAGGTGCCCTGGTCAATCAGGTCCAGCCGGACTCACCCGCCGAGCGCGCCGGGATCGAGCACGGGGATATTATCATGAAAATCGACGATATCGAAATTGTCTCGGCTCCTCAGTTGCGTCTGGAAGTTTCGCAAATGCTGCCCGGCAGTAAGGTTATGGTAACCCTGATTCGTCAGGGCAAAACGATGAAGCTTCCGGTCACCCTCGGCTCGCTCAACGGAATGGCATACAATTCCGGCGAGGATAGTAATTACATCCGTGGCGTGCTTTTCGAAGCAATTGATGACGAGATGCGCGAGAATTACGCTATCCCGGATGAAATCGAAGGCGTGTTCGTCGCCGATGTCGAAGGGGATTCCCCCTTTGCCGGCAAGCTTGAGCAGAGAATGGTCATTCTGGAGATCAACGGAGAAACAGTCGAGCAACCCGGTGACATTGAAGGGCTCCTGGAAGAAGGCATGAACCGACTCTACATCTGGGGTGCCGGACAGAAACGTTTCATCGTGTTGAAACTTTAGTTAACATCCGGAGTTTAAGATTTGTGTAGCGAACTTGCGCCAGCAAGGTCGAGGGTGGTATCTAAGTACCAATCGACGGTATCCCGCCTTCGCTCAACGCAGCCACGGCGTGACATGTGCGCGTCATCGCTACAATCGAGAAGGATCAAATCTTTTTTTTAATCGGTATCATACCACTTCGATTTAATTATAGTTAACCAGGCCGGATGTCGCCGAGCCGGCATGCCACGACCATCTTTTTCTAAGATGGGTCGTCTGGCTCTGCTCCGATTGTTCGACAGGGTGGATGGCAGAGGACCGCCATAACTACAAAAAGAATCGAGGATAGCAGAGGTCCCGGGCTTCTTGGGCTACGCCGGGGCGTGCTGACATAGTTACCCCAAAAGAACTGCGTCTATGCGCGATATTTACTTCGAATAGCTTTAACTTAATAGGTTCGGAAGCGGTTTAACCCCGATCCTATTAAGTAATTCGGCTCTGCTCTGCCGTCTCGTACTTATTGGAATTGAGAACAGGCGGGACGCCTGTTCCACCCTGATATAAAAGAGAATTTTGACATCGCTAATGTACGCTTATTTAGAGAGAGAATTGAAAAGAGAAGAAGCCCTATTCATGCTTCGGAAATAAGCTTTGCCGGGCAAATAAGCGTTAAATCAGCGAAGATAAGCGGTCTCCGGCTCAGCCGGGCTAACCAAGAATAAAAGAGAAGGAAGATTGAGTCTACGCGAGGATACCGTAGCGTCATTCTGGAAACGAAAAGTTATATCCAGTCGGAGGCCTCAACTCCGTTCGCTGGTCCCTCACTCACTGCTTGAGTCTCCTTTACGATCGCACGGCTCATTCTGCATCCGTAAGAGTGACTTGAGACTGTGTCTGTCCGAACTAGAGGACCTTCATCAGCTCCGGTTTGTCGTCCGTATTTTGCAGGTATTCAATTGCCTCCCGCACGTCTTCAGCTTTGCCTTTGCTAAGGTGCTCGGGGAAGTAAGTCGGCTTGCCGGCGGCGAAGTAGTCAGCCAGTTCTTCGAGCTCCGGGATGGTGCGCCTCGCGTGCACGCCGTAAGTCTGCAGAACCTCCAGGATTTCGGGGACCCGCTTCTGGCTGCCCCAGTGATTGAGGTTCTTTAGGTAGTACATGCATGCGTCGATACCTTCGGCGACTTTCCATTCGCCTAGCATCCTGAGCCCTTCAAGGCGACTGCTGTCGGCAAACATGATGCCACTCGGCGAAGGATTGACCACGGAGTAAAGTACGTCGGGCAGTAATTTATTCAGCTCTCTGTCGGATAAATGCTCATACACGGCAGTGAGTGTGTGCCGGGCACGGCCATCCTGATTGCGAAGTCCCGCACGTACGGCCTCTCTGAGCAAATCCGGGTCGACTCCGTCCAGGGAGTCACTGAGGAGTCCGCCGCGGTTGCTGAACAATGCGAAGCAGAGGTAGCGCTGTTCCATGGCTCGCGGGTCTTCCGGGCCCGGTTCGCGAACCAGCATTTGCAGGAGATCTTCGGCGGCTACTTTGGCGGGCCCGCCGATCGCTCCAAGTGCTTGTGCCGCGTTAATACGGAGCCACATGTCGTCAGCTTCGAGTGTTTCGCGCAGTTCGGGAACCGCCGATTGGGCTTTCCCTTTTAGCTGAGCCAGGGCCTGGCAGGCGCCGATGCGTGTTTCCAGGCTGTTGCTGTCCAGGAGGTCAATAATATCGTCGATTGGTGGATCGTCCCGCTTTGCCAGCGCGACCGCGGCGCGTTCACGTACGATGGGTGACCAACTCCCCAGACGTTGCAAAAGTTCATCCGTGGACATTTCCAGATAACGACCGTAGCGGTTGGAATTGGTCCATCCGCGTCCGTCGTCGATGATTTCCTCCGCTTCGGCTGCAGTGAGTTGAGGCGTTGTCGGTTGTTGTTTGCCAGTCATGTAGAGCTGCCGGATCGGCATGGCATAGGCCAGAAGGAAGGCCCCCGTGGCATCCCAGCCTGCGGTGCTGTCTGGTCTGGCCTGCGGCGGACCTTGGTGACGGAAGAGACCGTCGTGGCCGCGTGCCAGGTCGTAATACCAGGTACCAAATTCTTGCATCCAGGCGCCGGTAGCATGCGGTCCCGACTGGTTGACGCCGGGCATCGCCCAAGTCATGTTCCAGAAGTTGCCGGTATGGCCCGTGTCACGCCCGTTCCCGAAGGATGCCAGGCTCATACGTGAGAAAAATTTGGCGCCTTCTTCCTCTTCCAGCAGATTGAAGAGCACGGCGGCCATGCCGCATTTCCCGTTGTCGTCGTGCATGTGCATCCAGGGGTCGTGGTCGCCGTAAGGCACCGCTCCTTTGCCGGTGTAAAAGCGAAGTAGTTTCATGCTGCGCTCGATGGCCAGCGGAATTTTGGGGTCGTCCACACCGGCGCGACGGGCTAACTCAAGCGAGATGGTAAGCGGTACACCGGGAGCATTCATCATACCGTAGCCGACGAGTCGGCCGTCATCACCGGCGAAGCGGTGGCCCCATGAGCCCACGATACTCTGGCCCTCGGCGGATTCCAGCGCGAGGCGACGGAGCCCGGGCATGACGGATTCGTCGCCGGTTGCCATAACGTATTCCGCCAGAAAGGTAATCACGTAGCCGTAATACCAGGTGCTGAATTTAAATGCGGAATAGTTCGAGGCCCACTCGGCCTCTTGTTTAATGGCCGGCATCCAGGTCTTGTCGCCGGTTGCCAGTAGGGCGAGGGCGTTGAGCGAGCGTGAAATAGGGTTGGGGTTGTAATCCGGGCTCATGATCTTCTCGGCCAATGCTCGGCAGCCTTGTTTTAAAATACGCGCCGACTTGGTGCAGCCATACGGCGCGGTCGAGCTGTAGTCACCCAGCACGGGAAGCTCGACCGTAACAATCTCCGTATCTCCCTCGCGCCAGCGTAAGAGCTCCAGCTGGCCTCCGCCGGCATTGGATTCCGCGACAGTCAGCGCCTCACCAAATGCGCGTCGGGCATCATAACTGAATGCATCCTCTCCGATACCAAGGATAACGTCCCCGACTTTCAGTACACCGTTCGCCGGAGAATCTTCCGCGACTTCTGTGATCCGGATTTGCCGCGCCTGACTGGTCTCCATGTCATGGGAATAGATCCAGCCGCGGGCGCCGGTCGCCCCGAGTGTCCAGTCTTTGCTGGCACCCTCCGGGATCGGCTCCCCATTGGTGAAGTCGGGATTCGGAATGTCCTTTTTACGGGCCGCCATGGCCGGAGTCGAGATCGCCGCGACCAGGCTAACTAAAGCCGCCAAGCGTAGAAGTGTGTGAAAGCGTAAATCGTGCATGGATTTTATAAACTGCATATACTGCGGGCATGGATCTATAAAGACAAGAGCAAGTCGCAGAAGTGCATATTATCTTGTCTGCTTAACTGCGATTAACAGAGTTGTCTATCGTCTGGGTTTCGGCACTTCGGTTCCCTGACTTCATCAAAATTTCTAAACGATGCGCAAATTTTTCTCCCTCCTGTCCGCACTTCTCATGCCTGCCCTTGGTTGTGCCGAGGATCAAACGCTGACGATCCCTGCCGGTGAAGGGCCCGGCAAGGGCAAACATATCGTTCTCATCTCCGGTGATGAGGAATACCGCTCCGAGGAAGCCTGCCCCATGCTGGCCAAAATTCTCAGCGTGCATCACGGTTTTGAGACCACGGTGCTCTTCGCCATCAACCCGGAGACGGGCGTGATCAATCCGCAAATTCAATCCAATATCCCCGGGCTGGAGTCATTGAAGACGGCGGACTTGGTGATTCTGGACACGCGCTTCCGAAAGTTGCCGGACGATCAACTGAAACACTTCGCCGATTATGTGAATACCGGCAAGCCCCTCATCGGCTTGCGCACGGCCACGCACGCCTTCAGATGTGGAACCGACCGCTTCGGGATCGACTGGAACAACTTCGGGCTGAACTTTCTCGGCGAGAAGTGGGTGGCCCACCACGGCAAGCACAAGGTTGAGGGCGCACGCGGCGTCGCCGTGCAGGCTCAGCAAGCACACCCCATCCTAAACAGTGTTGAGGATGTCTTTGCCCCCAGTGATGTCTACACCGTCAAGAATCTGGACGAGAGCAAAGCGACGGTTCTGATGCGGGCAGCCGTGACCGAGACCATGGAGCCGGATTCGAAAATCCTCCAGGACGATCCGCGAAACGATCCCATGCAGGCTGCAATCTGGTTGCATGAGTACACCGCTCCCAGCGGGACCAAGGGCATCTCTCTCCTGAGCACGATGGGGGCTTCCGTTGATCTCGAAAGCGAGGACCTCCGTCGCGTGATCGTTAATGCCGCCTTTTTCCTGCTCGACCTGAAGGTGCCTGAGAAAGCCGAGGTCAGTTACGTCGATCCTTTCGAGCCGACGTTTTTCTCGTTTATTCCCAAGGACTATTGGGAAGCACGGGCACTGAAGCCTTCGGACTTTGTTCTTGGGAAGTCGCCGACCGTGGGGTTGCCCAAGTCGAAAAACTAGACCGTATAAGGGGCGCGCCTTTCGTAAGTACGCAGCGCATTCGCTTCCTCATCGCCGATGAAGACTTCTTTTGTCGGATCGAATTTGAGTTTGCGGCCGAGTTTCCAACTGATAGCGGCAGCGTGGCAGGTAATCTCCGTGGTGCGCATGACTTTGGAATTGAGTGAGGTGGGCTGACGCGACTTTACGCAATCGAGAAATTCCCGAATATGTTTTGAAGCATCGCCCCCACCGATCTCTTCAAATGTTCTGCCCCCGGCGAGGGCATCGTCACTGTAGGCGATCTTGCTGAAATCTCCTGCTTCGACCCAGCCATTTTCTCCGACGTAGCGAACCGGGCAGGAGCCGAGGCCGAGCCAGCCGCCTTCTTTCTTCCATCCGGCAAGACGCATGACAATCCTCACGCCGTTGGCATAGCTTGCGTAAAATTTCTCATCTTCGAAGCAATATTCCACCGGGGTGGTTGCATCCGCACCCTGTGCCCACTGACAGAGGTTGACGGTGTGGGAGGCCCAGTCGTGTAGTCCCCAGCCGGCGGAAAGTCCTTCGTAGTAGCGCCAACGTCCGCGCACGTATTGTTCATTGTAGGGCCGGGCCGGTGCCGGTCCGAGCCAGCGGTCCCAGTCGCACAGAGACGGGTCCGGTTCGGGTTCGCCGGGCAGGTTGGATTTTACCGGCTGCGGCAACCAGATCCCGGCATGGAGTTCCTTGAGTTTTCCCAGGCTGCCGTCACGGGCAAGTTGGGTGGCGAGTGCGAAGTTGTCGACGTTACGCCGCTGCATGCCGGCCTGATAAATCCGGTGGTTGGCCCGGACGGCTTCGTCCACATGGGCACTTTCCTCGATGCTCATGGCGCAGGGCTTTTCGCAGTAGATATCCTTGCCGGCGTTGGCAGCCCAGATAGTAGCCGTGCCATGCCAGCGGTCGCTGGTGGCGATAATGACCGCATCAATATCGTCGCGTGCGAGAATGTCCTGCATCTCGACGTAGGTTTTGCAGTCCTCGTTACCGTAATACCTGTTGACCATTCGGCGGATAATCTCACGGCGCTCTTTCTGCACATCGGCGATGGCGACAAATCGAATATCCGGTTGGGGGAGGAACCATTTTAGCAAATTTCTGCCGCGCGGACCGAGGCCGATGCCGGCCACCGTGATCTTTTCATTAGCGGCTACTTTTTGGGCAAAGGTTCGTGACGGAAAAATAACTGACGCTCCTGCCAGAGTTGCCGCTTGGTTCAGGAATCTACGCCGGGTGCTTCTCATCGCTCTGAATCTTTCAAGCCTGTGTCCAGATCTCTTCGACCAGTTTGGGATCGACCCCGTCGCTGGTGATGGCTTCACCCAGTGCCTTCATACTGACGAAGCGCAGCTTGCCGCCGCGGGTTTTCTTGTCGCGCTGCATGGCCAGCATAAGTTGATCCATGGGCAGTGGGTCGCGGAGTCGGGTCGGCAGTTGGTAGGACGCGATAATCGACTCCACGCGTTCAACGGATTCGGTGTGCAGTTGGCCAAGTTCCACGGAGAGCCGCGTGGCCAGGACCAGACCGATCGCGACCGCCTCGCCGTGAAGGTATTCGCCGTAGCCGGCTACATTTTCGATGGCGTGGGCGAAGGTATGACCGAGATTCAAAAGGGCACGCCCGCCGCTGCTGGCGGTCTCTTTTTCGTCGTCGGCTACCACCTGCGCTTTGATCGCGCAGCAGCGGCGCACCACGTCCGGGAGTTCCTCAGATGCCGCAGAGAGGCCGGCGTAATCTTCAAGGTCGCTCAACAAGCCGGCATCGGCCAGCATGCCATATTTGATGACTTCGGCCATGCCGGCGGCGAATTCACGCGGTGGCAGGCTTTGGAGCAGGGTGCTGTCGATGTAAACGGCTTTCGGTTGCCAGAAGGCGCCAACCAGGTTTTTGCCTTCGGGCAGATTGATTCCGGTCTTCCCGCCGACCGAACTGTCGACCATGGAGAGCAGGGTGGTGGGGATCTGATAAAAATCGATCCCCCGCAAGTAGCTGGCGGCCACGTAGCCAGCCAAATCACCGATCACGCCGCCGCCGAAGGCGAAAAGCGCGCAGTCGCGATTGCAGGCCTGATTCGCCAGAAAGCTGAGCGCCTGGCTGAAACTATCGACCGACTTGCTCTGCTCACCAGGGGGCAGGGAGAGAATCTCGCTGTCCTTGAAGCCGGCCTGAGCGAGGTAGTCCGGTTGCGCATCCAATACCCGGGCATCGCTGATCACCCGCACACTGCGTCCCATATCACGAAGCCGGTGCACTTCCTTTTTCAGGAGCTCATGGCTGCCGGAGAAGTGGATCGGGTAGCTGCGTTCGGCCAGTTCGACTTGTAGCGACTCAGTGCTCATGATGAGGGCGTTGTTTGTTGGTCGTTGTTCGTTGAGCGTTGTAGGTTACGGCTTTTTTGGGAGTATTTTCCAACGGGTCGTTTTCGGAGACGGGTGCCCTTGTTGAAGAATGGTATGCTATCATGAGAACAATCTTAACTCTGAGAGCAACATTCAACGCCCAACATGAGGTAAGCATCAACTCTCAACGTCTTCCGTAATCCCAAAGATCGCGTTGGCATAGTCCGCAGCGGAGAATGGCTGGAGGTCGTCCGGTTGTTCGCCCAGGCCGACGAAATAGATGGGCAGCTTCAACTCCCGGTAGATCCCCACGATGGCGCCGCCGCGGCTGGTGCCGTCGAGCTTCGTCACAATCAGTCCGGTGAGGGGAAAGCTTTTATGAAACATGCGGGCCTGCTCGATCGAATTGGAGCCCAGACTCCCGTCGACCACCAGCCAGCTGTGGTGTGGTGCGCTGGCATCCTGCTTCTTGATCACGCGCTCCAGCTTTTCGAGCTCCTTCATCAGGTTGCTCTTGGTGTGCAGGCGTCCGGCCGTGTCGAGGACGATGATGTCGCGACCGCGGCTCTTGGCCGCCTCGTAGGCGTCAAAGGCGACTGCAGCTGAGTCGGCCCCGTGCTGACTGGAGACGATATCGATGTCGAGCCGGTCCGCCCAATGTTTGATTTGTTCGTTGGCCGCGGCGCGAAACGTATCGCAGGCGCCGAGCAATACTTTGTAGTTATCGTCCTGATACAGTTTGGCGAGCTTCGCGGAAGTGGTGGTCTTGCCCGAACCGTTGACGCCGACCAGGCAAATAACCTCCGGATGGTGCCGGCCGACTTCGACCCGGCCCTCCGCCCCTTCGAGCACCTGCTTTAAAACCTTGGCGCCGATCCGGGCGGCATCCTCGCCCCGCATCGACTTGTCGGCTTTGTAAGCCGCCTGAATTTCCTCGATGATTTCCTCTACCGTCTCGGCGCCGAAGTCCGCCGTGTAGAGCGCTTCCTCCAGTTCTTCGAGGGCCTCCGCATCCAGCTTGGCCCCGCTGAAAACCCCGTCGAAGGCTTTCTGGAAGGTCGGTGTCTGGCGTTTCAGGCCGTCTTTGAATTTTTTGAAGAATGATTTCATTCAAATATTAGCTTAAATCGGGTAGTCGGCTGTGCTTTCTCTTTTTTGAACCGTTAATTGACGTCAATTAACGGTTCGACACGACAGTCTGCTTTCCTATTCCGACGCTTCGCGCAGCGGCCGGTCGATTTTGTTCTTCATCTGGTC encodes the following:
- a CDS encoding Do family serine endopeptidase; this encodes MKIRVILTLLALSAFQILFGNANPELRVNIDDSQIRPSQDGPVVTYAEVLKRATPSVVAVYTSRIVTERSGGRQPVPEIFRQFGFPVPDNAPGGEAPRERREQIGVGSGVIISTDGYIITNHHVVQGMRGREADEIRVQLSDGSEYEAELIGSDEKTDVAVLKIEAEDELPAITLADSDKLRVGDVVFAIGNPLDVGLTATQGIVSATGRNSYGILGPGAYEDFIQTDAAINLGNSGGALIDAWGRLIGINTAIVSRSGGSIGIGFAIPLNMALNVAQNLINSGEVPRGMLGLFPANLDRDMADAFGLETTQGALVNQVQPDSPAERAGIEHGDIIMKIDDIEIVSAPQLRLEVSQMLPGSKVMVTLIRQGKTMKLPVTLGSLNGMAYNSGEDSNYIRGVLFEAIDDEMRENYAIPDEIEGVFVADVEGDSPFAGKLEQRMVILEINGETVEQPGDIEGLLEEGMNRLYIWGAGQKRFIVLKL
- a CDS encoding sulfite exporter TauE/SafE family protein, with amino-acid sequence MFEYQTVYNAYTALIAGLVTSVHCVAMCGPLSCAFTPSKQGDAEPAVILTSYHLAKLLSYAIVGMLAGAFGSVVIQTVESSWLNRLPWVLVVFFLVVAFRLDRFIPKPKWLGNYYRKATARFSRLNKPLAAGLIGFASPLLPCGPLYMIFGLALFSGSALKGAEFAIGFGLGTMPLLWLAQSQFMRMNRRVTPSMLLRVQRVVAFVAALVVAWRLRTTLGIEGAEDWVCHPF
- a CDS encoding ThuA domain-containing protein, with protein sequence MRKFFSLLSALLMPALGCAEDQTLTIPAGEGPGKGKHIVLISGDEEYRSEEACPMLAKILSVHHGFETTVLFAINPETGVINPQIQSNIPGLESLKTADLVILDTRFRKLPDDQLKHFADYVNTGKPLIGLRTATHAFRCGTDRFGIDWNNFGLNFLGEKWVAHHGKHKVEGARGVAVQAQQAHPILNSVEDVFAPSDVYTVKNLDESKATVLMRAAVTETMEPDSKILQDDPRNDPMQAAIWLHEYTAPSGTKGISLLSTMGASVDLESEDLRRVIVNAAFFLLDLKVPEKAEVSYVDPFEPTFFSFIPKDYWEARALKPSDFVLGKSPTVGLPKSKN
- a CDS encoding Gfo/Idh/MocA family protein, with amino-acid sequence MRSTRRRFLNQAATLAGASVIFPSRTFAQKVAANEKITVAGIGLGPRGRNLLKWFLPQPDIRFVAIADVQKERREIIRRMVNRYYGNEDCKTYVEMQDILARDDIDAVIIATSDRWHGTATIWAANAGKDIYCEKPCAMSIEESAHVDEAVRANHRIYQAGMQRRNVDNFALATQLARDGSLGKLKELHAGIWLPQPVKSNLPGEPEPDPSLCDWDRWLGPAPARPYNEQYVRGRWRYYEGLSAGWGLHDWASHTVNLCQWAQGADATTPVEYCFEDEKFYASYANGVRIVMRLAGWKKEGGWLGLGSCPVRYVGENGWVEAGDFSKIAYSDDALAGGRTFEEIGGGDASKHIREFLDCVKSRQPTSLNSKVMRTTEITCHAAAISWKLGRKLKFDPTKEVFIGDEEANALRTYERRAPYTV
- the ftsY gene encoding signal recognition particle-docking protein FtsY yields the protein MKSFFKKFKDGLKRQTPTFQKAFDGVFSGAKLDAEALEELEEALYTADFGAETVEEIIEEIQAAYKADKSMRGEDAARIGAKVLKQVLEGAEGRVEVGRHHPEVICLVGVNGSGKTTTSAKLAKLYQDDNYKVLLGACDTFRAAANEQIKHWADRLDIDIVSSQHGADSAAVAFDAYEAAKSRGRDIIVLDTAGRLHTKSNLMKELEKLERVIKKQDASAPHHSWLVVDGSLGSNSIEQARMFHKSFPLTGLIVTKLDGTSRGGAIVGIYRELKLPIYFVGLGEQPDDLQPFSAADYANAIFGITEDVES
- a CDS encoding DUF6288 domain-containing protein, which gives rise to MHDLRFHTLLRLAALVSLVAAISTPAMAARKKDIPNPDFTNGEPIPEGASKDWTLGATGARGWIYSHDMETSQARQIRITEVAEDSPANGVLKVGDVILGIGEDAFSYDARRAFGEALTVAESNAGGGQLELLRWREGDTEIVTVELPVLGDYSSTAPYGCTKSARILKQGCRALAEKIMSPDYNPNPISRSLNALALLATGDKTWMPAIKQEAEWASNYSAFKFSTWYYGYVITFLAEYVMATGDESVMPGLRRLALESAEGQSIVGSWGHRFAGDDGRLVGYGMMNAPGVPLTISLELARRAGVDDPKIPLAIERSMKLLRFYTGKGAVPYGDHDPWMHMHDDNGKCGMAAVLFNLLEEEEGAKFFSRMSLASFGNGRDTGHTGNFWNMTWAMPGVNQSGPHATGAWMQEFGTWYYDLARGHDGLFRHQGPPQARPDSTAGWDATGAFLLAYAMPIRQLYMTGKQQPTTPQLTAAEAEEIIDDGRGWTNSNRYGRYLEMSTDELLQRLGSWSPIVRERAAVALAKRDDPPIDDIIDLLDSNSLETRIGACQALAQLKGKAQSAVPELRETLEADDMWLRINAAQALGAIGGPAKVAAEDLLQMLVREPGPEDPRAMEQRYLCFALFSNRGGLLSDSLDGVDPDLLREAVRAGLRNQDGRARHTLTAVYEHLSDRELNKLLPDVLYSVVNPSPSGIMFADSSRLEGLRMLGEWKVAEGIDACMYYLKNLNHWGSQKRVPEILEVLQTYGVHARRTIPELEELADYFAAGKPTYFPEHLSKGKAEDVREAIEYLQNTDDKPELMKVL
- the aroB gene encoding 3-dehydroquinate synthase produces the protein MSTESLQVELAERSYPIHFSGSHELLKKEVHRLRDMGRSVRVISDARVLDAQPDYLAQAGFKDSEILSLPPGEQSKSVDSFSQALSFLANQACNRDCALFAFGGGVIGDLAGYVAASYLRGIDFYQIPTTLLSMVDSSVGGKTGINLPEGKNLVGAFWQPKAVYIDSTLLQSLPPREFAAGMAEVIKYGMLADAGLLSDLEDYAGLSAASEELPDVVRRCCAIKAQVVADDEKETASSGGRALLNLGHTFAHAIENVAGYGEYLHGEAVAIGLVLATRLSVELGQLHTESVERVESIIASYQLPTRLRDPLPMDQLMLAMQRDKKTRGGKLRFVSMKALGEAITSDGVDPKLVEEIWTQA
- a CDS encoding S24/S26 family peptidase, whose amino-acid sequence is MLQKSLFAVLLLPFMLLLGCNTTSTSNNTTFAPVDYDEAFKVGQMVKFADSGAYMARTSGTSMEPVLTKNTIIIVRPIDFDDLEEGMTVGYLNKNGEKVLHQLIRRAGPDAWVAKGINNAREDKERVTRKNLMGVLYTVLYNEASEPRAR